One genomic segment of Arcobacter porcinus includes these proteins:
- a CDS encoding response regulator transcription factor has product MIKIAMIEDDLELAEVLSIYLKQFNIEVTNFAEPFLALASIKLQKYDLIILDLSLPQMDGLDVCRELVKEHNIPIIISSARSDITDKVTALKLGADDYLPKPYDPRELEVRIGTILRRFNKSLHQDDKDENRVSKTFVYDDEKKEITKDGISLKLTAAEFEILSLFIKKEGFIISRDDIFENSNILNSDYESSGSLAVIINRIRNKIEENSKEPKYLQTVRGMGYKFVQ; this is encoded by the coding sequence TTGATAAAAATAGCGATGATAGAAGATGATTTAGAGTTAGCAGAAGTATTATCAATATATTTGAAACAATTTAATATCGAAGTTACAAATTTTGCAGAGCCTTTTTTGGCTCTTGCAAGTATAAAGCTTCAAAAATACGATTTGATAATTCTTGATTTATCATTACCTCAAATGGATGGATTAGATGTTTGTAGAGAGCTTGTAAAAGAGCATAATATTCCTATTATAATATCAAGTGCAAGAAGTGATATTACAGATAAAGTAACAGCTTTAAAACTTGGAGCTGATGATTATCTTCCAAAACCTTATGACCCAAGAGAACTTGAAGTAAGAATAGGAACAATTCTGCGAAGATTTAATAAATCACTTCATCAAGATGATAAAGATGAAAATAGAGTATCTAAAACTTTTGTTTATGATGATGAGAAAAAAGAGATTACAAAAGATGGAATTTCTCTTAAATTAACAGCAGCAGAGTTTGAAATTTTATCTCTATTTATAAAAAAAGAGGGTTTTATAATAAGTAGAGATGATATTTTTGAGAATTCAAATATTTTAAATAGTGATTATGAAAGTTCAGGTTCTTTGGCTGTAATAATAAATAGAATTAGAAATAAAATTGAAGAGAATTCAAAAGAGCCAAAATACCTTCAAACAGTTCGAGGAATGGGATATAAATTTGTACAATGA
- a CDS encoding Spy/CpxP family protein refolding chaperone, with product MKNIFTKKTVLALALVSTLSTALYAQNGQMRNNNSQDCYMQNGDRGMMNNKNSYNKSEMQGMYIFSQLSLTNDQKTKIREIVRESRAKMVHPYDAFTKNSFDKDKFIKMKKEQREQKIEIQAEIMEKAYKVLDAKQKEQLRVLLDIRKEKHNQRFSNK from the coding sequence ATGAAAAATATATTTACAAAAAAAACAGTTTTAGCTTTGGCTTTAGTTTCAACACTTTCAACAGCACTTTATGCACAAAACGGACAGATGAGAAATAACAACTCACAAGATTGTTATATGCAAAATGGTGATAGAGGAATGATGAATAATAAAAATTCTTATAACAAAAGTGAAATGCAAGGAATGTATATTTTTAGTCAACTAAGTTTAACAAATGATCAAAAAACAAAAATTAGAGAAATTGTAAGAGAAAGTAGAGCAAAAATGGTACACCCATATGATGCATTTACAAAAAATAGTTTTGATAAAGATAAATTTATTAAAATGAAAAAAGAGCAAAGAGAACAAAAAATCGAGATACAAGCAGAAATTATGGAAAAAGCTTATAAAGTTCTAGATGCAAAACAAAAAGAGCAATTAAGGGTTCTTCTTGATATAAGAAAAGAGAAACATAATCAAAGATTCTCTAATAAGTAA
- a CDS encoding endonuclease/exonuclease/phosphatase family protein has protein sequence MNLKLATFNLFQFCEPSFSFYTKKEKFKSDEWAKKISFVKEQINKMNPDIIGFQEVFSQDELKNLCFECGFKYFVVSELPKLDEKINTYKSTTLALASKFPIKKVEKVNKKDDFFFARVPIKTIISLREDLEITVYVAHLKSNRLNEFEYKFTSQTSFEEKKQKLETAYKNNFSNSLKQRINEAKALHFDIKKEKNPAVLLCDLNDREFSVTIEALCNQRFYKKESKKDEYILFDTYNLAPKNIYNPHPEFKGFVRTPTSYFIGYGNTLDFIFVNKLLKNRVKSFKIFDEHLQKNKNGTLITSDHAQVVCEIELN, from the coding sequence ATGAATTTAAAACTAGCAACATTTAATCTTTTCCAATTTTGTGAACCATCTTTCTCTTTTTATACAAAAAAAGAGAAGTTTAAATCTGATGAGTGGGCAAAAAAAATTAGCTTTGTAAAAGAACAAATAAATAAAATGAATCCTGATATTATAGGTTTTCAAGAAGTTTTTTCTCAAGATGAGTTAAAAAACCTGTGCTTTGAGTGTGGTTTTAAGTATTTTGTAGTTTCTGAACTGCCAAAACTTGATGAAAAAATCAATACTTATAAAAGTACAACTCTTGCACTTGCTTCAAAGTTTCCTATAAAAAAAGTAGAAAAGGTAAATAAAAAAGATGATTTCTTTTTTGCAAGAGTTCCAATAAAAACGATAATTTCACTAAGAGAGGATTTAGAAATAACTGTTTATGTAGCTCATCTAAAATCAAATAGATTAAATGAGTTTGAGTATAAGTTCACTTCACAAACAAGCTTTGAAGAGAAAAAACAAAAACTAGAAACAGCATATAAAAACAACTTCTCAAACTCTTTAAAACAAAGAATAAATGAAGCAAAAGCACTTCACTTTGATATAAAAAAGGAGAAAAATCCTGCTGTTTTACTTTGTGATTTAAATGATAGAGAGTTTTCAGTAACTATTGAAGCTTTATGCAATCAAAGATTTTACAAAAAAGAGTCAAAAAAAGATGAATATATTTTATTTGATACTTACAATCTAGCTCCAAAAAATATCTATAATCCTCATCCAGAGTTCAAAGGATTTGTAAGAACACCTACAAGCTATTTTATAGGATATGGAAACACTTTAGATTTTATTTTTGTAAATAAACTTTTAAAAAATAGAGTAAAATCTTTTAAAATTTTTGATGAGCACTTGCAAAAAAACAAAAATGGAACTTTGATTACAAGTGATCATGCTCAAGTTGTTTGTGAAATTGAGTTAAATTAA
- a CDS encoding RloB domain-containing protein, which yields MWYLLHFVYRDTAINRDDVIEEVIKKLKEKNSATFSKLNKENIKTKEMTELIFNELLELQETAIRNAKKLLENYADLHNPELDNPSTKVFELVDILNNKL from the coding sequence ATTTGGTATCTGTTACATTTTGTTTATAGAGATACGGCTATAAACAGAGATGATGTTATAGAAGAAGTTATCAAAAAATTAAAAGAAAAAAATTCTGCAACTTTTTCAAAACTAAATAAAGAGAATATAAAAACAAAAGAGATGACAGAACTTATCTTTAATGAACTTTTAGAATTACAAGAAACAGCTATAAGAAATGCAAAAAAACTACTTGAAAATTATGCAGATTTACACAATCCAGAACTTGACAATCCCTCAACTAAAGTATTTGAACTAGTAGATATTTTGAATAATAAACTTTAG
- a CDS encoding AAA family ATPase, producing MFLQFTVNNFLSIKEKATFSMLDSSKEDKNSFSIRNYNLLRTSVIYGANASGKTNILKAMSFMRTLVLNKYKIIQSTDILPYSPFRLNTSTKESSSSFEMVFFIDEKKYRYGFELDSTTIYSEWLFEDEKGKEAKLFYRDIDEEDYVNNQKFKEGYSFFDKSNKKINIAQNQLFLWVCDRLANSTISKSILKWFSNFNMLDGTDSNGYMNFTLRKMEDEEFKKEIVNLVKTADIGIENIDLQEDDIHFDDVSKVPLPDFIKEEILKNGGVKSISINTSHKVFDDKNNFTAFETFELEKDESFGTKKFFKISAPVIDTLKNGKILLIDELDSSLHPILTKHLIKLFNDKKINKNNAQLIFTTHDTNLLKPTIFKREQIWFTQKDKYGSTNLYSMLEIKGVRASDDFEKHYIQGKYGAVPYIGEFEF from the coding sequence ATGTTTTTACAATTTACAGTGAATAATTTTTTATCTATCAAAGAAAAAGCAACTTTTAGTATGCTAGATAGTTCAAAAGAAGATAAAAACTCTTTTTCTATTAGAAATTACAACTTACTTAGAACATCTGTGATATATGGTGCAAATGCAAGTGGAAAAACAAATATTTTAAAAGCCATGAGTTTTATGAGAACTTTAGTTTTAAATAAATACAAAATTATCCAATCTACAGATATATTACCATACTCTCCTTTTAGACTTAACACTAGCACAAAAGAGTCTTCTAGTAGTTTTGAGATGGTTTTTTTTATAGATGAAAAAAAATATAGATATGGTTTTGAACTAGATAGCACAACAATATATAGTGAGTGGTTATTTGAAGATGAAAAAGGCAAAGAAGCAAAACTTTTTTATAGAGATATAGATGAAGAAGATTATGTAAACAATCAAAAATTCAAAGAGGGTTATAGCTTTTTTGATAAATCAAACAAAAAAATAAATATTGCACAAAATCAGCTTTTTTTATGGGTTTGTGATAGATTAGCAAATTCAACTATATCAAAATCTATTTTAAAATGGTTTTCAAATTTCAATATGCTAGACGGTACAGATAGCAACGGCTATATGAACTTTACACTTAGAAAAATGGAAGATGAAGAGTTCAAAAAAGAGATAGTGAATCTAGTAAAAACAGCAGATATAGGGATAGAAAATATCGATTTGCAAGAAGATGACATTCATTTTGACGATGTTTCAAAAGTACCATTACCAGATTTTATAAAAGAAGAGATACTAAAAAATGGTGGTGTAAAATCTATTAGTATAAATACTTCTCATAAAGTTTTTGATGATAAAAACAATTTTACAGCATTTGAGACTTTTGAATTAGAAAAAGATGAATCATTTGGTACAAAAAAATTTTTTAAAATCTCTGCACCTGTAATAGATACTTTAAAAAATGGAAAAATACTTTTAATAGATGAGTTAGATAGTAGTTTGCATCCAATTTTAACAAAGCATTTAATCAAACTATTTAATGATAAAAAAATAAATAAAAACAACGCTCAACTAATATTTACAACTCACGATACAAATCTTTTAAAACCAACTATATTTAAAAGAGAGCAAATTTGGTTTACACAAAAAGATAAATATGGTTCTACAAATTTATATTCTATGCTAGAAATTAAAGGGGTAAGAGCAAGTGATGATTTTGAAAAGCACTATATCCAAGGTAAATATGGAGCAGTTCCATATATTGGGGAATTTGAGTTTTAA
- a CDS encoding deoxyguanosinetriphosphate triphosphohydrolase produces the protein MQKQLLSNKRYKIKDGTVQIEEDKLENEYRTPYHRDYDRVIFSNSFRRLSKKTQVHPLAKNDHIHNRLTHSLEVASVGRSLGLKAGEILKNKFDKDINPYDVAYIVQTACLAHDIGNPPFGHAGEEVIKEWFKKDENQKYLLKLSEEEKKDFISFDGNAQSIRIVSKIEHNFEVGMSLTFSTIATMIKYPWASNDDKNNKDKFSFFQSEKSNIINIFEQFNLIQDDIILRHPFSYLMEAADDICYGLLDIQDAVELKILRLEELEKIFIDLTSKLFFEEVLNDKNLTEIQKLSKLIAKGINNLANHTSNIFEKNYERLLKENVKDLIFLFTDENLKSGLKLAKELSSKKVFNETRKIELELGAYNILGVLLDNMIKATYELHEKKDIKQMSFKNRRVLQLMGEENSPKSNMTLYEKYQRVTDYIVGMTDNHATYLAHQFSGMGY, from the coding sequence ATGCAAAAACAACTTTTATCTAATAAAAGATATAAAATAAAAGATGGAACTGTGCAAATAGAAGAAGACAAATTAGAAAATGAATATAGAACACCCTATCACAGAGATTATGATAGAGTTATATTTTCAAACTCTTTTAGAAGACTTTCTAAAAAAACTCAAGTTCATCCACTGGCAAAAAATGACCATATTCATAATAGATTAACTCATAGTTTAGAGGTTGCAAGTGTAGGAAGAAGTTTGGGATTGAAAGCAGGTGAGATATTAAAAAATAAATTTGATAAAGATATAAATCCCTATGATGTTGCTTACATAGTTCAGACTGCTTGTTTGGCACACGATATAGGAAATCCACCCTTTGGACATGCTGGTGAAGAAGTTATAAAAGAGTGGTTTAAAAAAGATGAAAATCAGAAATATTTATTAAAATTAAGTGAAGAAGAAAAGAAAGATTTTATATCTTTTGATGGAAATGCTCAAAGCATTAGAATAGTTTCTAAAATAGAACACAATTTTGAAGTTGGAATGAGTTTAACATTTTCAACTATTGCTACTATGATAAAATATCCTTGGGCTTCAAATGATGATAAAAACAATAAAGATAAGTTTAGTTTTTTTCAAAGTGAAAAAAGCAATATTATTAATATTTTTGAACAGTTTAATTTAATACAAGATGATATTATATTAAGACACCCTTTTTCTTATCTTATGGAAGCGGCTGATGATATATGTTATGGGCTTCTTGATATTCAAGATGCTGTTGAATTGAAAATATTAAGACTTGAAGAATTAGAAAAGATATTTATAGATTTAACTTCTAAACTTTTTTTTGAAGAAGTTTTAAATGATAAAAATTTAACTGAAATACAAAAACTTTCAAAATTAATAGCTAAAGGAATAAATAATTTAGCAAATCATACTTCGAATATTTTTGAAAAGAATTATGAAAGATTACTAAAAGAAAATGTGAAAGATTTAATATTTTTATTTACAGATGAAAATTTAAAATCAGGATTAAAACTTGCTAAAGAGCTTTCATCTAAAAAAGTATTTAATGAAACAAGAAAAATAGAATTAGAGCTTGGAGCTTATAATATATTGGGTGTTTTATTAGATAATATGATAAAAGCTACTTATGAATTGCATGAAAAAAAAGATATAAAACAAATGAGTTTTAAAAACAGAAGAGTTTTACAACTTATGGGAGAAGAAAATTCACCTAAATCAAATATGACCTTATATGAAAAATATCAAAGAGTTACAGATTACATTGTTGGAATGACAGATAATCATGCAACGTATTTAGCTCATCAATTTAGTGGAATGGGATATTAA